Proteins from a single region of Pseudodesulfovibrio sp. S3:
- the serS gene encoding serine--tRNA ligase, giving the protein MLDLKLMQNDPDAVRESLKKRNSKIDVQEFIELDEKRKKLIGEVESLKAEKNAVGPEIAKRKKAGEDAADLLKKMGEVSSRTKELDAELAEVEKAETDWMMSVPNIPHESVPLGKGEEDNPVLRYWGEKPEMNFTPKEHWELGTALGGLDFECAAKLTGSRFALSFGWCARLERALGQFMLDTQTTRHGYTEVIPPYIVNRKTMTGTGQLPKFEEDLFRLDDERDLFLIPTAEVPLTNIYADEVIPEEKLPVKFCAHTPCFRSEAGSYGKDTKGLIRLHQFHKVEMVNFAHPDHSYEVLEDMTRSAEIILELLGLHYRTIVLCTGDMGFGATKTYDIEVWLPGQDKYREISSCSNCGDFQARRANIKFQPKDSKKKQFVHTLNGSGQAVGRCLVAVIENYQQADGSIVIPEVLRPYMGGLEVVTP; this is encoded by the coding sequence ATGCTTGATCTCAAATTGATGCAGAATGACCCGGACGCGGTCCGGGAAAGCCTGAAGAAGCGCAACTCCAAGATAGACGTTCAGGAGTTCATCGAACTCGACGAAAAGCGCAAGAAGCTCATCGGCGAGGTGGAGTCGCTCAAGGCCGAGAAGAACGCCGTGGGTCCGGAAATCGCCAAGCGCAAGAAGGCCGGGGAAGATGCTGCGGATCTGCTCAAGAAGATGGGCGAGGTCTCCAGCCGGACCAAGGAGCTGGACGCGGAACTGGCCGAGGTCGAGAAGGCTGAGACGGACTGGATGATGTCCGTGCCCAACATCCCGCACGAGTCTGTGCCCCTGGGCAAGGGCGAAGAGGACAACCCGGTTCTGCGCTATTGGGGCGAAAAGCCTGAAATGAATTTTACGCCCAAGGAGCATTGGGAGCTAGGCACGGCTTTGGGTGGCCTCGATTTCGAGTGTGCTGCCAAGCTGACTGGGTCCCGTTTTGCCCTCAGTTTTGGTTGGTGCGCCCGTCTGGAACGCGCCCTGGGTCAGTTCATGCTCGATACGCAGACGACCCGGCACGGCTATACCGAGGTCATCCCTCCCTATATCGTCAACCGGAAGACCATGACCGGCACGGGCCAGTTGCCCAAGTTCGAGGAGGATTTGTTTCGGCTCGACGACGAGCGCGATCTTTTTCTCATCCCCACCGCAGAGGTGCCCCTGACCAATATCTATGCGGACGAAGTCATCCCCGAGGAAAAGCTGCCCGTCAAGTTCTGCGCCCATACCCCGTGTTTTCGTTCCGAGGCCGGTTCCTACGGCAAGGATACCAAGGGCTTGATCCGGCTGCATCAGTTCCACAAGGTGGAGATGGTCAATTTTGCTCATCCCGACCATTCCTACGAGGTTCTGGAGGACATGACCCGCTCGGCCGAGATAATCCTCGAACTGCTCGGTCTGCACTACCGGACCATCGTGCTGTGCACGGGCGACATGGGCTTTGGCGCAACCAAGACGTACGACATTGAAGTCTGGCTGCCCGGTCAGGACAAGTACCGCGAGATTTCCTCCTGTTCCAACTGCGGGGATTTCCAGGCTCGGCGCGCCAATATCAAATTCCAGCCCAAGGATTCCAAGAAAAAACAGTTCGTTCACACCCTGAACGGTTCCGGGCAGGCCGTTGGCCGTTGTCTGGTGGCTGTCATTGAGAATTATCAGCAGGCAGACGGGTCCATTGTGATTCCCGAGGTGCTCAGGCCCTACATGGGGGGGCTTGAGGTGGTGACGCCTTAA